The genomic interval TATGGCTTGAGCTATCTCCAAGTGTCCCTTCCCCACACACTGCCATTGAGCCCCGTGGGGCACTATTATGGCTGTTAAAACAATTGGGTCAGAGAGGCAACCCAGCGGGGAGGACTGCCCCTGTCCGGCTGTGTTcctacagagagaaagggaacaAGGTTGtgattcctcttctttttctctagtGAATGGTTGTGGAGACATGAGGCAGTCCCAGCTTCTCTCCGTTCTCCAAGCCATTTTGTGTcgtctttttttagattgtaagcctgagggcagggaaatgtctaattaacaaattgtaagccgctctgataaatgaatattattattattatttaacagcCATAGAAGTGCCCCCCGCCCACTCAGTACAAGGCACttctctaagggtgcatctacctCTGGGCTGCCGTTTTTGGGTGTATGGGAATGCTCCATACAGTATGGAGGCAGTATTGAACAGCCTGCCCATCTTGTCATGATGGCATCTGAGGGCAGATGGTAGGCTGTGCCATAGCCTGGCGGGGGTTTGGTGTGTCCCACAGCCCTTCCTACCTGTTTTGGTTTGCATCCTTTGCAGGTTTACACAGAACCTATCTGCTTTCCGGCGGGAGGTGAATGACTCTATGAAGAACTCCACTTATGGGGTAAACAGCAACGACATGATGAGCTGACATCTTGTGCGAAGCCTCTCTCTGGCCGCCGGCCGGGGAGGTTAACTTTTCCGATGGAAAGACAAAAGGGCATTTGTGATCCCTGCTGGTCCCTGGGGCTAGGCTGCAAGtggaggagttgttgttgttgtttgcggGTGGACAGAGTTCACCGGGGCAGGGGCTTTTTTCCTGGGGGAGAGTGGCAGCAGACCGGCCCTCCCTGTGTGAATGTCAGAGAGGAACCCTGTGCCCTGCCACAGCCTGCCTTGTATAAACATGTACATTTTTTCATAACATTTTGAACAAGGTTTATATTGactcaagtttaaaaaaaaaggtgtgaCTGAAATTTTTACAGAGTTTAGTGCAGCAATGCTGGCGTGAGGATGGTGTGTGAGTGCGGACGCTGCGTCTCCTGGCCGCCTGCCGCTGTGCTTCCCGTCAGGGCTGTGTGAAAGTGCAGAGTTATATTTAGTGACAGGTGTAGAGCGAGCGGCACAAGAAGTGTAAAGTTCCAAATGTATATTTTTCTTATACATCCCCTTTTAACGTGTACCATCCTGCCCCGACCTTCCCGCTTGTTAGGAACTCAAAGCCATGCCATGCTCCATGTCGTCCCATGAGTTTGTGTCCCCCTGCCGTCTGCCGCCACACGCTTTCTAAGCCTGGTCTCAAAGGTCCAATCGTAGAAAGCCTGAGCCGGACATCGTCACCTGTCTGTCCCTCTCCCTTCTTTGCACATTGCACCAGACCTCCCCTTCCCCTACAAACCCTCCTTATCTCCCAGCTACTGGGAAACAGGCGGAGAAGCTGCTGCTTGACCGAGAGGCCGCAACAGCATTTCTCCTACCCAAGAAACCATCTGCCCCATGAACAGCCCTGTCTTGCATTGCCTGCCCATAGATTTCCCaagcacccacacacacacaccccagtagTCAGAGGGGACAGGAGCCTTGACCCATTGTGCAGCTCagccccaacacacacacacacccaatgcTGCAGCAACCACTTTGGGTATTTAAATTCACTTGGAGCAAATGATGGGGATGGGGAGAACCCGTTTGCCTTGACCCTTCCCCGTCTTCCTTGCTGCTAGTTCTGTGCACCCCTTTCTTCCCGGCTCTAAGCGGTCTTGGTTTCTATTCCCAGATTGCACCTCCTGTTATTGgggttccccccctccctccctttcctttggcGATTGTATGTTGGGTCCTTTTTGCGTGAGCAGATTGCTGGATGACTTGTAAGGGTGTTTGCTGCATACAGTGTAAGCATTGTGGCTGCAAATAAACTTCAGTGGTTTCTACTGAGCTGTGTGAAACCGGGCCGGATCGTTACTCTTGTGTGATGTAAGCGGCGACGTTTGGGGAGACAAGAAAACTGAGACCGGAGAGTGCCAGGCGGAAAAGGTGACTTCAAGCCAGTCCTGCAAAGGAGTAGGAAGGCTGAGGGAAATTGGGCTCCTTTAACAGGAAAAGTGGCCATGTCAGTGGCTTTGCATCCTTTTCCACACACACTTGACAAGGCAAAAGGCAAGGGCAGTGGAGGGCATCCGTCCAGCTATGGGTCACTTTCCTTCTCACTATGGCAAAGCCAGTCTGCTGAACAGAGCTGACCAGTGGCTGTGCGTAAAGGGTATGCCACATGCAGGCCAGAGCAAGCGTGAGGCTCAGGAGAAGTGGAGGTGGTCAGTGCAGAGGGGCAACACTCCCTTTGAGAGATGGTTTTGGGGGGGATGCATCATAGGCAGTTGTTTTGGACCAGGGccatatgagaaagagagagatggccGTCTCTTAATATTCAGCCACCTCTTACTCTTGTCTCATCTGCATGTCCTTTATTTGGACAGTGCGGTTAACCAAGCTTGGAAAGttcctttaaaaaagtaatacttGCACGGCCCAGAAAGCTAAAGTGGGTGGTTACTTACAGTTGCAAAAATTAAACAACAGGCATTTATTGGTTCCAGCAATTGCAGTTCAGACTTACAAGTCTGTGCACAATAATTCTGAATTCTGTGCCTGTTTATTTAACAGGCAGTCCAGTAAAATGCTGGACTTGCATCTTGGTACCACCCACTTAGACTTGGAAGGACGTCACCTCAAGGATGTCCTGGTATGCCTGTGCAACCTGAGCCTCAGGAGCCCTCTTTGCATGGCATTTGGCGACCAGTGGCTCTGGCACCAGTCTGGCTCATTTCTTTATGGCTTTTGAGGGGGCTGCTTGACCCTAACGGCACCCACAGTGAGCATGGCCATTTGCACTGGAAGAAGCAGCAAGCATCCCGTGGCTTTTAAGCAGGCAGTTCTGCTCCTCTGTGTGTCACTGAAAAGGGTTACAAAAACCAGGGTTCTTATTTATTAGTTTTAATGTGTGCTGGCAGAGAGAGAATTCAGGCTCCAGAAGTTATAGCATCCCATGGATAGTGGTGAGCCTGCAGATATATCACCCATTACATCCACAGCAGCGTGGATTGTTTCGGCATCTGAATCAGGATTCCAGCAGGAGCTGTGTTTTTGCATTTGGCAACAGGAAACAAGGAGAGTCCTTGCTCAGCTGGAGCACGATTAAGGGCCCTTTGCCCTCAAACACATTTTGCCTTCCTGCCAAGGCAGGCAGCCTCCCTCATGTGGAGTTCACCTCTGCTGTGCCCAGGCTGGCGTTCCTGACGCTGTTATAAACCACGCTGTTGCAGCCCTCCCGGTTGCGGGCAATTTCAATGGCAAAGAACTGGATCCTGGTGGCTGCAAAGAGACCATGCAAACCCCCCCATCAGCCCCTCAAAGCCCAAAAACCGACTCAGGGAGAGCAAAGGCTCCTTGTTCATCAGTGCCTCCAAGAGGGTCCCCTGTTTGTTACCCATTGGGGCCAAAGACAGATGAATCCCAAAGTGCCTTGTCCTTGCCCCAGAAGCCCCTGGCCGCAGTGGTGGACAGATGCTGCCCATGAAGAGAAGGCGCCAAGGCCTCTTACCAAAGATGGTGTTCTCCTCAGTGTACTCCTTGCTGCAGTCCAGCCGGAGGAGCGTGCCGTAGTTGAAGTCCTCCACCTGCCCTTCGAACTGCAGGCAGAAGGGCCGCCATTTCTACAAGAGGCAGAGAGGAGGGCATTGCTTCCCGtcccagaaggaggagggagggagggaagggcccTGGGCCCCTTGGCCTCTGCCCACACCAACCTCTTTGGCCGGCTCCGACTTGAGCTCCTCTTGGTCAAGCAGGTCGACCCGCAGCTCCTGAAAGGCCTTCCTGAACTCGGCGTAGATCCGGTCGTCGGCTTTGGTCAGTTTGAGGAACTTGGGGTCAACGGAGGAGATGAGCTGAAGGAGAGGCGGAAGGAGGGCGCTTGGATGGCCAGAGCCTTCTTCCCTGgttctgaaggaggaggaggaggaggaggccatccCCAGCAGGAGCAAGGAAGGGGAACGGGGTCCTCCCCCAAAGGAGTCGGGGGTCTCTGTGCCCAAGGGcccttccatcccccccccccacacccacagACACAGACACGCCCCCCGAAAGGGGGGAGACTCACGTTGAAGTAGACCTGGGCGTGCTGGAAGGCCCTGGCGGCCCAGGCCAGCTCCACGGTGGGCTgcggagggagagagaagggcgCCTGGGTATCTCTACACACAGAGACAGGCCTCCCTCCCTTTGGGCAGCCAGCCGTCATGCTTCCCGGTTTGATCTCCCGCTTCAAGGCAAAGCCCCGCCGCCCAGAGGCCCCGGGAGGCTCCCGGCCAGCCCCCACCCGAGGCTCCCCAGACTCACGTCGTTCCCGAAGGCCTCTGGCGGCAGGGAGAGCGCGCCGGCGGCGGCGGCCTGGGCTTGTCGGGGTCcctg from Sceloporus undulatus isolate JIND9_A2432 ecotype Alabama chromosome 6, SceUnd_v1.1, whole genome shotgun sequence carries:
- the PBDC1 gene encoding protein PBDC1 → MAAPMGDGVLGASAAPLGPRQAQAAAAGALSLPPEAFGNDPTVELAWAARAFQHAQVYFNLISSVDPKFLKLTKADDRIYAEFRKAFQELRVDLLDQEELKSEPAKEKWRPFCLQFEGQVEDFNYGTLLRLDCSKEYTEENTIFATRIQFFAIEIARNREGCNSVVYNSVRNASLGTAEVNST